The genomic DNA ataattttgatagcactaaCAATgcattaatttttagaaaaaatttctaagtaaaatatttaaaaaacaatCAATAATTTCCCcagttaaacaaattttcaaaaactaattttatagaattttttgtaAACTAAAGctgatacttaaaaaaaaaaattctaagtaaaaattttataagtagaaaaaaaattctaaattaaggatactataaaatatttaaataaatatttaaagtattatctaatttcaattttaatgctctattagttaatcaattaaacattttatttcaatatttggcttctagactatggcgagacactagaccttcttggttattggagcaacaacactTTCTAAACAAAGtttcataaggaaattaaatgtcTAATGTATTCtttgaaagccctaagtccaattaaacttttaattaagaCAATACTTTGattcggtgggtatatgctcggtccgaccattgattcggtgtttcgatcggtggttagtcctcctgaagtgtgctggctctgataccacttgttaggacccgttGGTCGGCTAAAGGAGGTTAAATAGCCATGCATAAAATCAAAACAAatgaacccttctcggactttaaaAGAACACTAGCATAAAATAATAACTATAGAAACTCAAAAGATAGAGGCACCagaatttatttggttacaactagggaggttgttaatccaaggaaatgaaacGCACTAAATTCTCCTTTACGTGAAAAAGCCTCTTTACAGTAATTTACGCacagaaagatgaagctaaactagaaaaggaaaagcgcacaagtgttgtttattaaattgcttgttttgttttagcttctggaccaagactgtatttatagccttggttcgggcgcttggaagggtttagGCACCTAgagtgggataaaattttatccccgacGCTTCAGTCAAAATCCACGTCGATTATGATAACATTTTGATTCttggcgcctggaagggttccgggtgcccagactcacgaagtcaacatggttgactttttcgatcgGGGCCCTCTGCTCACCTCGATCCGGGACTTcctctccggctccgcttgcttgggtgatttcggccatccagaataggctcatccgaacccaactccaCGTCTTCTTgaacaaccttccgctccggcttcttgtccctcggaaacgtcacgcgcctccttctcgtctgcccgcgtactcttccgcagcacctcgtccctcagacgcaccgagcccgtcgactctctcccgtgtcgtccttctcgctagttgcgtcttttgcttgacttcctgtgctcctaagctcctgtacacttagacacaaggttaaatatgacaggacataacctaacttgtttgatcacatcaaaacaaccttggggtaccaacatatCCTTGATTCTTGTGTGTAGCTGAGTAGCTATTTCTCCaccctgcattttaatgttaaataaattgTTCAAAAGTAAGTCTCTCTTGGTTACATTTAAATTGTTTGTGCCCTCGTGTAATTTGACTAACTTATCCAACAGCTCCTTCACATTCTCGTGTGAGCCgacgcggttcagttcttcctttgtAAGTACACACTGAATTGTGTTCATTATCTTTGAGTCAATCTAGGTCTTTTTCTTATCTTTCAGATTTCATCTTTCTATGTCAAGGGGTACTTTAGTTGCTTCGTCTATCGACACCCTGTATCCTCGTCGGATGGTGAACCATTGATCGATCCACCTTcaagtatacctccatttttctcttccagtaagggaagtcatcCCCGCTGAAGAGTGGAGGACGAGCAATGCTGTAACCTTCGTTTTGGGGCATTAAAGATAGAACCTTGCATacaaaaaataaactaataaagaaatctcaagacttgatcttggattagtagtgtgagagATGATAAGTATAAATAGAAACTCGATTGGTGTTATACCAATTCAGAGTATTTTGTAATGCAAAAAACTTGTCCAAAAGAGGTGGTTACTCCAATTTGAACTACGTTAAAAATCTTAAAACCAAACGAGATttaacaagaaagaaaacaagagagcCTCCTTTGCTCGATTGACAGTTGCACTAATTCAGAGtataccttgctctgataccacttgttggattgtgagcacgtgagaggggggggggggggggggggaatcatgtgattttgaaatcaatcttttctttttgaaatacCGAGTTCATAGCGGAAATAAAACTAAGGGAAAAGAAGAGAGATGAAAGCAGAAAGGCACGCGCTAACATaagtaattttttatttagttcgaaaccttcaatgactcctactccaagtacAAGTGATGTATAAGAACTAATAGTTCGAATATTACAAAATTGAAGTACAAGTGATGTATAAGAACTATAAAGTAAAGTTACCAATAACAAAGAAAATCAACAGAACTTGATTGTCGGTTGTTGGAGGAGTGTTACAACATCGTAGGAGTCTTTTCGGAGTGGCGCGCAAGAATGAAAGTCAGAGTACTTGTCGTGTTGAAGCTACTGGTCGAAGGCTACTTTTATAGTCCCATCTGGGTACTTAGATCCCTTCCTGGGCGTCTGGACTGTGTTGATGTGGCAAGCTCTCGTTGAAACTTTATCCTCGAAGTTTATCCATgtctgggtgcccggatcccCTTCGAGTGTCTGGATTGTTGACGTGGGATGACCAGTCATCGTTCTCCAACTCAACATGAAGATTAGTTTTTGCCTATCAGGGCGCCTGGACATCTCTGAACGCCCGGACCGCTTGGGTACCTAGATAGGCACCCGCCCGAGGGCGCTCCTTCGTCGAGGCTTGCCCCGAATCACTCTTTTTTCATCTTTGTCTTTCTTGCAAAAAAGATTTAGTCCAagcaatattataaaaaataagttttgacagtctttggactgtccagtcttgactttgagtttcgttgaaactttTGATGGAGtcaacgtctactgttccctcaaccgaGAATGCGTCCTCAATGTATCTCtcttctagttgcttacctccacttactaaTCGTAGTTTTCCTCAATGTCAGGTCTCTTGGCCCACTAAGACTTCCTGCCAAATCTCAACCCATCTGGATTTCAGCTAGCTGtcaacccaactagacttccttcTGTTAaatctcaaccaatctggacttcatgTTAGCTATTAACCTAGCTGAACTTTAGCCTGGTGTTTCAGTCCTCTAGACTCATCAAGTTCATATCTTGCACGCTTGGTAGATAAATTAGACAAACATTACatctaattttaatctatttatcattcatcaaaaattatgtttgatcattggtgtcaaCTGCACCAACATCTAGTTGGTTAGAATATAACATATTTATTATAATGTGGCAGAGATCAAATTCCAAGAGGCGCATGCCTTCGGAACAATTTTCTCTCACTTCTTAACCACTTGACGGTAGAGTATAAATTGGCCTTATAATTTTCCTCCATTTATATAACTTAGATACTTATTGTGAGGGATGAATATAATCATCTTTTGCTACCATAAAAATGTTGTAAATCTCTTTAAGCCAGTGAGTCCATGAACATTGATAATTTGGATGGTCATCCATGAGCGCTTCTTGATTTATCTTGTTGGtaggtgaaattttttttatagattaaGTCGATTACCTCTAAAATCATAACtactataatatgaatatttttaaataaattaagtatatatTATAGTAGTTATAGTTTTATAATTGCTATAATATGTGTAATAactataaaaatataattattataacGCACCCAATTAACTAAGAATTTAGACTTTGCCTCATCGACTATCGTTATATCAAACCACCATTAAACCCACATGGAATGTAGACATCATTAAGGACTCGCGTCTACCACCAGCTTGACACTTCGAAGAGCCGAGTGTGCGTGCGAGACTTCGATCGAAGGCAGCAGACCCTCATCTTTGCTCTAATCATCCGCCCTTCTCTTCAATCCATGCACCTCTCGATCCATGATCATTTGAATGATCAATGAGTGGTATAGCCTTACCAATGGAATAGGATAATAATAAGAATAGTATTAAACAATACTAAGGAATAATTAGATAATTATATATTATTGAAAAAACTAGAATAGGACATCCTTTGATATAAAATCAAAAAATGGAACGCCTCTCGCATGATTTAGAAGAAAAATACCTTCTAACTTTTGCCCACAATTTTTTTTAGAACATATACaaagttaataaatttaattatattatttataaatgaAATTAATGCCAATAGTTTAAAAAATGCTAATCAATTAATCCTTTTCCCTTTGAAATTCATGAAattgtaaatttatttaaaatagttttttttataaaatatttccaaTATTTCGAACTATATAAGTAAGCAATCCCATGCTTTATGggaacaaaaataaaaaagattaaaTTACAACAAAATCCACCGATCAAGTGACCAGTTAAAGAAAACAATTGTTAGTCAATTGTTATCGCATCAAACTCTTTATGCAAaaggaaaatatttctaaaacgATTAAAAAATCATTTGCCCCAAATAATTGAGAAACTAATTAATAGTCAAATGATTAATCGATATTATATTAGGCATATTTCATAGCATACCAAAATGGCGATCCACGAATTGGAATAGTTGGTATttatatgaatatttattttaataaatttagaaaatacccTTCGTAGTAATTTATTTGTATGCGTGGGTGAGTGTTTGGGATGAATGAAATTTTTTTTCCCTCTAAGACGACAACAGTGTGAGTGGCTGCCGCGTGGCACAAAAAtcctttttttcattttatatatgtttattattttatcaATTTGAGAATATATTCTTATCTTTGCTTATTGCACTCGCAAGTCAGTCACCCGTTACGAGTCCTGGGTATTTTAGTGGGGCCCACCAGTCTCCCAGAGTGTGCGGTGAACCTGGTCAACGCGCAGAATAAGTACGAGCTCCGCCGTGATTCGCCATTTGACCACGTTTTAGCCCTTTTCTTGTTCTCTGTCTGGTAATTTAATGGTGGCAATTGCTGTTAGTTAATAAATAGAGATCGATGGTGATGTCATTGTAAGAAATTGGAAGGAGTTGCAGCTCCAGTTCGCCTCGGTTCGCCCGCTTTTGCTTTTCATCTTCCGCAATCTTCGAATTCACGCCGCTGACTCCCAcgtttggtttggtttggtttccaCTTTCAATTCCCACAAATTATttgagagagagagggaggggagAGATAGGAGAGCCAGgggtggaggagaaggagaatcgAGAAGCGGCGAAGGAATGGGGATGTGCTCGTCGAGGCCCGATAGTTGCGTGAGAGGGCAGCGGAGCTCCAACGCGGGGGCGCGGAGGCGCCGGCCACGGTCGGCCAGGCACAGGGCGGCGTCAGCATCGCGTAAGACGATGGAGACGATCGACGAGGCGCCGGGCCTCGACGGGAACGATTCGATGTCCTACAGCAACCCCGCGTTTCAAGGTGGTGACTTGATCCCCCTTTCTTAGTTTTTGAGGATCGGCGGGGTTGATTTGGGGGAAAATActgttttttaatatatatatatctcgatGTTGATTTTGATCCGCATTGAGTTGGCGCTGCTTCCAAAGTCGCAAATCTTTTGCCCCTTTGATTTGCGGTTTGAGTAGGCAAATTGTGCTGCATTGAATGAAAACCCTAATTCCAAATCCGGATCCAAGTTGAGATGTCGTGAGAAATGGATTGCCTTTTAGATCGATGAGTCAGATATGGGATCGTAGTCGCCTCTGCTGCATTTTTACGCAGTTTACAGAATATTCCCGGCTTATTTACAACATTTTATAATACACGTTTTATTTCATAGtcattacaaaaaaaaaacaatgttcTAATTTTGTCCGTATTGTTTTGTTGAgcaatctttatttatttattgttgatctaatcaATTTGGTATTGCATAAATTGAAGGTATGACATCGGCTGGGAGTGTTGAGGAAGCATGGTTTGACACTTTCTCTACAATAGAATCTGATGAGGATGATTTCAAGAGTGTTCAGGATGGTAGGTTGCACACACCAAATTGAACTCAGTTTAACTTGCTTATGCaagaatttattttttagttgttCTGATGAAATAGGATGGGTAGTGAAACACTAGCCGCTATCTTTTTGATCCGATTATGTTATACTTCATGTCTTTGAATAATGATGTGCCTTGGCAGATGTTCTCCATGGAAATGGCTCTGAAGCTGAAGGTCTTGTGAGTCCTAAGTCGTTTAGAGATGACAATCTTGGAGTTGCTGACCAGAATACTTTGTCCATTGTTTCTACTGAGAGACAGAAAGGGCAAAAACTAGGGGAGCAGTCTTCAATAAACTCAGTAACTACTGCCAAATCATTTGTCAGTTATGAGGATGTATCAGTCATTTCTGCAGAGGAGAATGCTGAAGGGGAAGATGAGGGTATCTTGAACAACTGTGGGATCATTCATAACAACTGTTTGCCATGCTTAGTTGTTACTACCTCAACAATTGAAAAGAAGAAACCATTGAGCTCCAGTCCACCAAACTCAGCCAAGAAGGCTTCCTTGAAGCTCTCCTTTAAGCGCAAGTCTGGGGAAGCCCATGCTACCTCAACACGATGTGAGTGTTTATTGATGTGATATTATTTTCTACTTGGATAATATCAACCTTCTTGGACTTTGAGTTCGTATGAAAAATTTTCTGAATGGAATTTTATCAACTTCCATCTTTGATAGTGAATTCTATGCAAATATCATCAACTGTTTACTTAATAAACTAGTTGTTGAATTAAACCCTGGTCTGTCCATCATGTTTTTTCTCACATTCAACTACTTTCTATTTAAGGGCTCCTAAATTTGGTTTAATATTTGTTGTTCTTCTTGGGGTCTTTTTGATTTTAATCATCTGAAACCTTTCTATTTAGGAGTCTAAATGCAGGTGCTTTGCCTCCCTATCTATTTAACTAGAACACCATGCCAAATTTATGAGATTAACTAGAGATATTGGTCAGTGTAATTATATAAGCTGCTgactttctctcttcattttcatCAAGTTTCTACGAAAGTCTTCCTTGAAAAGCCACTAGCAGGATCTCAAGTTCAGTTATGCACATTGGGGAAGAAAATGCTTGATAGTTGGTCACCTATTGATCCCAATACTTTCAAAGTGCGAGGGGAACATTACCTTAAGTAAGTGATTTCATCCTTTAAATTTTAACTCCTGTGCATTTTAACTTCATGCTATTAAGCTTGTGTGAACTGAATTTTTAcactaatttctaaaattaaccACTAGGGATAAGAAGAAAGTTTTTGCTGCATATTCTCCATTTGGCGTTGATGTATATTTGTGCCAGCAGAAAATTAGCCACATTGCCCAATTTGTGCAACTTCCCTTTGTAAATTCACCTAGCAAGTTGCCACCCTTGCTTGTAGTTAATGTGCAGGTACGTAATCAACCTACTTAAGCTAAATTTACTTTTATCCTAATTAACTTTGTATAATCTGTTTAATTCTATATCATGTTCTAAGCTGAAACATTTGACATTTCTATATTcagtttttgcattcatgctcaTTAGTAGATCAATTGAAAGGAAACCTATTGCGCAAGAAAATTTTTGGGACACTGTATCTTCTTATTAATACAGCTAATATACCACCTCTAGTTTTATAGCGATAGTGGAATTTCCAAACACATCTATTATATTTGTCTTCCCAATGAAGCCCAGTACTGAGATTTCAGACACCTTAAAGTTTTGTCAGTTTATTTAAAATCCAACCTTTTTACAGCAAGAATTTAGAGTTAATGGTTTATTGATATCTTTTGACTGGCAATATTAACTGGGTCAGCTGGTTGGTGTCACCGATTTGTCCAACTGGAGGTGTGAAGCTGTCTGACCTGAATGGTAACATAACTTCTATTTTTCTGCACCAACCTTAGTTTGAGGAAGATTTCCATGGCATGTTGGTGATTGAGCAATGATCATTTGAAATCACATTTTTATTATTAGATTTAGTCAAATTCAAGTTACCAAGGAGGAGATGCAAAAAAAAGAACGACTTTTTTCCCCCTTTGTCTAACTTTGATCCAGTAATATTCTAAAGCTGTTCCTTAAATAATCTAGCTTTTTACTTGATCATTATCCATTTCTTCTGCTTCTTA from Zingiber officinale cultivar Zhangliang chromosome 4A, Zo_v1.1, whole genome shotgun sequence includes the following:
- the LOC121971273 gene encoding uncharacterized protein LOC121971273, with product MGMCSSRPDSCVRGQRSSNAGARRRRPRSARHRAASASRKTMETIDEAPGLDGNDSMSYSNPAFQGMTSAGSVEEAWFDTFSTIESDEDDFKSVQDDVLHGNGSEAEGLVSPKSFRDDNLGVADQNTLSIVSTERQKGQKLGEQSSINSVTTAKSFVSYEDVSVISAEENAEGEDEGILNNCGIIHNNCLPCLVVTTSTIEKKKPLSSSPPNSAKKASLKLSFKRKSGEAHATSTRFSTKVFLEKPLAGSQVQLCTLGKKMLDSWSPIDPNTFKVRGEHYLKDKKKVFAAYSPFGVDVYLCQQKISHIAQFVQLPFVNSPSKLPPLLVVNVQVPLYPATIFQSETDGEGISFVLYFRLSEGYSKELPSHFLESIRRLIDGESERCRGFPMDSLVPFRERLKILGRVANMEDLPLSTAERKLMHAYNEKPVLSRPQHEFYSGKNYFEIDLDMHRFSYIARKGFETFIDRLKLCVLDIGLTIQGNKPEDLPEHVLCCVQLNEIDYSNYVQLAVH